From Hippoglossus stenolepis isolate QCI-W04-F060 chromosome 6, HSTE1.2, whole genome shotgun sequence, a single genomic window includes:
- the LOC118111470 gene encoding cytochrome P450 3A27, giving the protein MGYFPDFSIETWTLIVFVITLIAVYGYAPYGVFKKLGIQGPKPLPFIGTFLEYRKGLNFDTDCFKKYGRIWGFYDGRRPLLAIMDTAMIKTVLVKECYSVFTNRRDLGLNGPLRDAVSIVKDEKWKRIRSVLSPSFTSGRLKEMFTIMFKHSSNLIESLHKKVGADEVIEVKEVFGPYSMDVVTSTAFSVDIDSINHPSDPFVTNIKRMVKFDFVIPLVVLIVLFPFLKPVFDKMDVAFFPAAVTNFFYSFLQRIKSDRKKADHKNRVDFMQLMVDSQVSENNKNDGSLQKGLTDNEILAQAMFFIFAGYETSTSTLGFISYNLATHPHIQKTLQKEIDETFPEKCEPTYEGLMQMEYLDMVVNESMRLYPIASRLERMTKASVEVNGVTVPKGVVIVVPIYTLHRDPALWPEPEAFKPERFSKENKDNIDPYAFLPFGAGPRNCIGMRFALLAMKLALVMVLQNFSFVTCKETQIPMELQMAGLTKPAVPIKLKLEPRASDSSSI; this is encoded by the exons ATGGGCTACTTCCCGGACTTTTCCATCGAAACCTGGACGTTAATAGTGTTTGTCATCACTCTCATCGCAGT GTATGGATATGCTCCATATGGCGTTTTTAAGAAGTTAGGCATCCAAGGACCCAAACCTTTGCCCTTTATTGGGACATTTTTGGAGTACAGGAAG GGCCTCAATTTTGACACGGACTGCTTTAAGAAATATGGCAGGATTTGGGG GTTTTACGATGGCAGACGGCCTCTCTTGGCTATAATGGACACAGCCATGATCAAAACAGTCTTGGTTAAGGAGTGTTATTCTGTCTTCACCAACAGACGG GATTTGGGCCTAAACGGACCCTTACGTGATGCTGTGTCAATAGTAAAAGATGAGAAATGGAAGAGGATTCGCAGTGTGCTCTCGCCGTCTTTCACCAGTGGCCGACTGAAAGAG ATGTTCACAATAATGTTTAAACACTCGAGTAACCTGATCGAGAGTCTTCACAAGAAAGTCGGGGCGGATGAAGTCATTGAAGTTAAAGA AGTATTTGGACCGTACAGTATGGATGTTGTGACCAGCACTGCTTTCAGCGTGGACATTGATTCCATCAATCATCCCTCTGATCCGTTTGTAACAAACATCAAGAGAATGGTCAAGTTCGACTTCGTGATCCCTCTTGTTGTGCTTATCG TTCTGTTTCCATTCTTGAAACCAGTGTTTGATAAGATGGATGTGGCATTCTTCCCTGCTGCAGTGACTAATTTCTTCTACAGCTTCCTACAGAGGATAAAATCTGATCGGAAGAAGGCTGACCACAAA AACCGAGTGGACTTCATGCAGCTGATGGTGGACTCTCAGGTTTCAGAGAACAATAAAAACGACGGCAGTTTGCAAAAAG ggCTGACAGATAATGAAATCCTGGCTCAGGccatgtttttcatatttgctgGCTATGAAACCAGCACCAGCACACTTGGCTTTATATCctacaacctggcaacccaccCTCACATCCAAAAGACCTTGCAAAAGGAAATTGATGAAACCTTCCCAGAAAAg TGTGAGCCCACCTATGAAGGCCTGATGCAGATGGAATACCTGGACATGGTGGTGAATGAGTCAATGAGGCTGTACCCTATTGCCAGTCGATTGGAGAGAATGACGAAGGCCTCAGTGGAAGTGAACGGTGTGACTGTTCCGAAGGGAGTTGTCATCGTGGTACCAATTTACACTTTGCACCGGGACCCTGCTTTGTGGCCTGAGCCTGAGGCCTTCAAACCTGAAAG gtTCAGCAAAGAGAACAAAGACAACATCGACCCCTATGCCTTCCTGCCCTTTGGAGCTGGACCAAGGAACTGTATTGGAATGCGATTTGCTCTCTTGGCGATGAAGCTGGCCTTAGTCATGGTCCTTCAGAACTTTAGCTTTGTCACATGCAAGGAGACACAG